The Arthrobacter russicus genome has a segment encoding these proteins:
- a CDS encoding LPXTG cell wall anchor domain-containing protein — translation MAVPASADVNDYSIGITAPESVGVGDGFTYTVTIDGDPVVKGAVLTATLPEGVVFEAVATGEDSPVAAYEYDPVTRKVSFVLKDLEKPLSSFNFSVTQDENEAKDESSVFDVRIEGSATSTGSVPADTATTRVTGQWGYHATKTFSTLVGSGNREVTYYFNVGGPGPDTNTFTTWAQRLSDVLPAGAEIRGTSAAPGVWTITPAADGGTSAVWQRDGRYGPEASSMTTETAVWLSVYYPPSVFPDGQLPPANTVALEVKDNSGNWRAQTPGNTQVPELGQGSSKKISLDKTIMGESETSTVGNGIWQSSYQVRASYQNSLDAEKLDRLVVTDQYAGNEEFFDHMENYRMAVRFNAVLQADALPFSYEYTTNVRTSWQSFDTSGLDTGTDFLLTTQVEGSQNFQNADGYSQVLNLPAGERITGWRVTVGPGGAMISGGSQVTVTPGFIASYPSLKDGSAAPSTPISNQAVADGVLSSGAVMNQASDEAKVKVVDVVPIITVITAPSAIEVGGTAVYQAKIANLDPAGRSYQDSVMRVVLPAGVFYDPEVGVSAVYEKTPTSGIQVPLEGQGLSVRTESIRVAGVERQVVVFDFKQLESVRSWDSAKDRREPADMFDYNLPVRVLPQAYDPNVSRVTAESWAYTTDQPYSGIEMWFASGYFDQDVHGFSTVLERIAKSTGTSRVLTAGGLLVGKMVRDADKTDWSLSDTVESPGRADWQIYVTNTLPDPLTDVVLFDRLPAPGDGRGSDFQVTFSGPAVANIPGVKIEYSTDATAADNGSWRESPEAATAMRLSLPAIAAGESVTVVAPTTVPEGVRRQAAAINDVKASGLYQGLKRDFVSNQAKILVDSDDPVTPPTVEPPITPPTVEPPITPPTVEPPITPPTVDPGGGTSENPSPSESAVAGELPTTGSAATGMAVMGGILLLLGLATLLLKRRGGHC, via the coding sequence GTGGCTGTTCCGGCATCGGCCGATGTCAACGACTATTCGATCGGCATCACTGCGCCGGAATCCGTCGGAGTCGGTGACGGCTTCACGTACACCGTGACGATCGACGGCGACCCGGTGGTCAAAGGGGCGGTCTTGACCGCGACCTTGCCGGAGGGGGTCGTTTTCGAAGCGGTTGCGACCGGGGAAGACTCCCCTGTGGCGGCCTATGAATACGATCCGGTAACCAGAAAGGTTTCCTTCGTCTTGAAGGACCTCGAAAAGCCGCTTTCGTCTTTTAATTTTTCGGTGACCCAGGACGAAAACGAAGCCAAAGACGAGAGCTCGGTCTTTGATGTACGAATCGAAGGTTCTGCCACCTCGACCGGCAGCGTTCCTGCCGATACCGCAACCACCAGAGTGACCGGGCAGTGGGGCTACCACGCGACCAAAACTTTCAGCACCCTGGTCGGCTCCGGAAATCGCGAAGTCACCTACTACTTCAATGTCGGCGGGCCTGGTCCGGACACCAACACGTTCACCACCTGGGCCCAGCGGCTCAGCGACGTGCTGCCGGCCGGGGCGGAGATTCGCGGGACCTCGGCCGCCCCGGGAGTGTGGACGATCACCCCGGCGGCGGATGGCGGCACGTCGGCGGTTTGGCAGCGCGACGGTCGGTACGGACCGGAGGCCTCCTCGATGACCACGGAGACCGCAGTCTGGCTATCGGTGTATTATCCGCCATCCGTCTTCCCCGATGGGCAGTTGCCGCCCGCAAATACCGTGGCGCTCGAGGTCAAGGACAACAGCGGGAACTGGCGGGCCCAGACACCGGGGAACACCCAGGTTCCGGAGCTCGGACAGGGATCCAGCAAGAAGATTTCGCTCGACAAAACCATCATGGGGGAATCTGAAACGTCGACGGTCGGAAACGGGATCTGGCAGAGCAGTTATCAGGTCCGGGCCTCTTATCAGAACAGTCTGGACGCCGAAAAGCTTGATCGTTTGGTGGTGACTGATCAATACGCGGGCAACGAAGAGTTCTTCGACCATATGGAAAATTACCGAATGGCCGTCCGTTTCAATGCGGTTCTGCAGGCGGACGCGTTGCCCTTCAGCTATGAATACACGACGAACGTTCGCACTTCATGGCAGAGCTTCGATACCAGCGGATTGGACACCGGAACCGACTTCCTCCTGACCACCCAGGTCGAGGGTTCGCAGAACTTTCAGAACGCGGACGGGTACAGCCAGGTCCTCAATCTCCCAGCAGGCGAGCGGATCACCGGATGGCGCGTCACGGTCGGTCCCGGAGGGGCCATGATCTCCGGCGGATCACAGGTGACGGTGACTCCCGGATTCATCGCAAGTTACCCGTCGCTGAAAGATGGAAGCGCTGCGCCCAGCACGCCCATCTCGAACCAGGCCGTGGCCGATGGAGTTCTGTCCAGCGGGGCCGTCATGAACCAGGCTTCGGATGAAGCGAAGGTCAAGGTCGTCGACGTGGTTCCGATCATTACCGTGATCACCGCGCCGAGTGCGATCGAGGTGGGTGGCACTGCGGTCTACCAGGCGAAAATCGCCAACCTCGATCCAGCTGGACGTTCGTACCAGGATTCAGTGATGCGGGTGGTACTCCCGGCCGGGGTCTTCTATGATCCTGAGGTCGGGGTCAGTGCGGTCTATGAAAAAACTCCGACAAGCGGCATCCAGGTTCCGTTGGAAGGCCAGGGCCTGAGCGTGCGCACGGAAAGCATTCGGGTAGCTGGTGTGGAGCGCCAGGTCGTGGTTTTCGATTTCAAGCAACTCGAATCGGTGCGTTCCTGGGATTCGGCCAAGGACCGCCGGGAGCCCGCGGACATGTTCGACTACAATCTTCCGGTCCGGGTTCTGCCGCAGGCCTATGATCCCAACGTCTCCCGGGTCACCGCAGAGTCTTGGGCGTACACCACCGACCAGCCCTATTCGGGGATTGAAATGTGGTTTGCAAGCGGCTATTTCGACCAGGACGTCCATGGATTCAGCACTGTCCTGGAACGCATCGCCAAGTCCACCGGGACCTCGCGGGTTTTGACCGCAGGTGGGCTTTTGGTAGGCAAGATGGTCCGCGATGCGGACAAGACTGATTGGTCGTTGAGTGACACGGTGGAGTCGCCGGGCCGGGCCGATTGGCAGATCTATGTCACCAACACCCTGCCTGATCCGCTGACCGACGTGGTGCTCTTCGACCGGCTGCCGGCTCCGGGCGACGGGAGGGGGTCTGACTTCCAAGTGACCTTCTCCGGTCCCGCCGTGGCGAATATTCCAGGGGTGAAAATCGAGTACTCTACGGATGCGACGGCGGCGGACAACGGCAGCTGGAGGGAAAGCCCTGAAGCGGCCACCGCTATGCGGCTCAGTTTGCCGGCGATCGCAGCTGGGGAGTCAGTGACCGTCGTGGCTCCGACCACAGTGCCAGAAGGGGTTCGACGCCAAGCCGCGGCGATCAATGACGTGAAGGCCAGTGGTCTGTACCAGGGGCTGAAGCGTGATTTCGTCTCGAATCAGGCGAAGATCCTGGTGGATTCGGACGATCCGGTCACGCCGCCGACCGTGGAGCCACCGATCACGCCGCCGACCGTGGAGCCACCGATCACGCCGCCGACCGTGGAGCCACCGATCACGCCGCCGACCGTGGATCCGGGGGGCGGGACGTCCGAAAATCCATCGCCATCGGAATCCGCAGTGGCAGGCGAATTGCCGACGACCGGCAGTGCCGCCACCGGCATGGCGGTCATGGGCGGGATCTTGCTGCTGCTCGGCCTGGCCACGCTGCTGCTGAAACGTCGTGGGGGACACTGCTGA
- a CDS encoding ROK family protein, whose product MCDNAGLLILSGSEPISRKIGLPEQANRLTAMVQRRAAEAGIDLAKLDRVVLGLPRSQFPEMSSASQPGEAFRTTEPLIESLRQVIQGGFGAPLSLVNNTRMRALAEAQYFRGNESDLFFLGVDHEIIGALVLGGVLQNGSHGQAGDLGHVSVRLDGAPCRCGNRGCLEQVASMPALLAGEGLADPGELAEGILAGGYAEPLANAIRGLSQATAAVVTFFNPGTLVLGGSVMQLPGFFQSAKLAVLGSVPGRISSSLQVEPAAGDGVSGAIGAMILAFQSG is encoded by the coding sequence TTGTGCGACAACGCCGGTCTGTTGATTCTTAGCGGCAGCGAGCCGATTTCGCGGAAAATTGGGCTGCCCGAGCAAGCCAACCGGCTCACCGCGATGGTGCAAAGGCGGGCGGCCGAGGCCGGAATCGATTTAGCCAAGTTGGACCGAGTGGTGTTGGGGCTACCGAGATCGCAGTTTCCGGAAATGTCGTCGGCGAGCCAACCAGGTGAAGCTTTCCGCACGACCGAGCCGCTGATCGAGTCGCTCCGCCAGGTGATTCAGGGGGGCTTCGGTGCGCCGCTGAGCCTCGTCAACAATACGCGGATGCGTGCACTGGCCGAGGCCCAGTATTTTCGGGGCAACGAGTCCGATCTGTTTTTCTTGGGAGTCGACCACGAGATCATCGGTGCTCTCGTGCTTGGCGGCGTCCTCCAAAACGGGAGCCATGGGCAGGCCGGCGATCTCGGTCATGTCTCGGTGCGCCTGGATGGTGCGCCATGCAGGTGCGGTAACCGAGGTTGCCTGGAGCAGGTCGCCAGCATGCCGGCTCTGCTGGCTGGCGAGGGACTGGCAGATCCGGGTGAACTGGCCGAGGGCATTCTGGCCGGCGGGTACGCGGAGCCGCTGGCCAACGCAATCCGGGGGCTGAGCCAGGCCACGGCAGCGGTCGTGACCTTTTTCAACCCCGGGACCTTGGTACTGGGCGGCAGCGTCATGCAACTTCCAGGATTTTTCCAGTCGGCAAAGCTGGCGGTGCTCGGCTCGGTTCCGGGTCGGATCAGCAGCTCATTGCAGGTGGAACCAGCCGCCGGGGATGGCGTATCAGGTGCCATCGGGGCCATGATTCTGGCTTTCCAATCCGGTTGA
- a CDS encoding formylglycine-generating enzyme family protein, with the protein MGCCTPDSPNHPLDPRVVPEPDGMTAAAPELAGHPTAEVPGGSFAMGDAFAEGYPADGELPVHQVSLDPFAIDLHAVTNSQFAAFAGATGYRTESERFGYSAVFHLLFDGGPEELLHAVGGAPWWLTVRGADWRHPAGSRSDWRSIPDHPVVQVSWHDAMAYCRWAGRRLPTEAEWEFAARGGLAGARYPWGDELCPGGKPHSNIWQGTFPSGNTLEDGYLGTAPAHSFPANGLGLRNMAGNVWEWCADWFSADYYAQSPDRNPVGPESGIARVMRGGSYLCHASYCNRYRVAARSSNTPDSASGNLGFRTVAGQA; encoded by the coding sequence ATGGGCTGCTGCACCCCGGATTCCCCGAACCACCCCCTCGACCCTCGGGTTGTCCCGGAACCGGACGGGATGACGGCCGCTGCGCCAGAACTGGCCGGGCATCCGACGGCGGAGGTGCCCGGCGGCAGTTTCGCCATGGGCGACGCCTTCGCCGAAGGCTACCCGGCGGACGGCGAGCTGCCGGTGCACCAGGTCAGTCTGGATCCGTTCGCGATCGATCTGCACGCTGTGACGAACTCGCAATTCGCCGCCTTCGCCGGCGCAACCGGATACCGGACCGAATCGGAACGCTTCGGCTACTCTGCGGTGTTCCATCTGCTCTTCGACGGCGGCCCGGAAGAACTTCTCCACGCCGTCGGCGGCGCCCCCTGGTGGCTGACCGTACGCGGGGCCGACTGGCGCCATCCGGCCGGCAGCCGCTCGGATTGGCGAAGCATTCCGGACCACCCAGTGGTCCAGGTCAGCTGGCATGACGCCATGGCCTACTGCCGATGGGCCGGCCGCCGCTTGCCCACCGAAGCCGAGTGGGAATTCGCCGCCCGCGGCGGCCTCGCCGGGGCGCGCTACCCTTGGGGGGACGAGCTCTGCCCCGGCGGCAAGCCGCACAGCAATATTTGGCAAGGGACTTTTCCTTCCGGCAATACGCTCGAGGACGGCTACCTGGGGACCGCACCGGCGCACAGTTTCCCGGCCAACGGCCTCGGGCTTCGGAACATGGCCGGAAATGTCTGGGAATGGTGCGCCGACTGGTTCTCGGCGGATTATTACGCGCAAAGTCCGGACCGCAATCCGGTCGGTCCGGAAAGCGGAATCGCCCGGGTGATGCGGGGTGGCAGCTATCTCTGCCATGCTTCCTATTGCAACCGCTACCGGGTGGCCGCGCGCAGCTCGAATACGCCCGATTCGGCCAGCGGGAACCTGGGTTTCCGCACCGTGGCCGGCCAGGCCTGA
- a CDS encoding arylsulfatase — protein sequence MNGRKSPNVLLICVDQWRGDCLSSQGHPVVKTPYLDLLARDGVNFDAAYSATPTCVPARVALMTGQSQERHGRVGYQDLVPFQEAHPVPTLAGSFRDAGYQTQCVGKMHVYPERARLGFDDIRLHDGFLHAARRRAERDLASIDDYLPWLRKQPGMTATEDYTDNGLNCNSYTARPWDKPESTHPSNWVVTEAIDWLHRRDTTAPFFLYLSFHRPHPPFDPPQWAFEQYLDAPVADLPMGDWLDDYAEFRADGDADAVVGAADPESHRRAVAGYYGHMSHIDGQIERFLAALENFQLREETIVVFTSDHGDMMGDHGMYRKGQPYQGSARIPLIISVPGATTGLRRHVADVVELRDLMPTLLDAAGIPVPDSVDGKSLLPIVLDPVAGPVREYLHGEHVLLGQSLQWLTDGRRKFVWLSGSGREQFFDLEQDPQELSNLAADPDRAEEVGQWRDRLIEALEGREEEFVADGGLLAGRLVHPTAARIRGLARS from the coding sequence ATGAATGGACGCAAATCTCCGAATGTACTCCTGATCTGTGTGGACCAATGGCGCGGTGACTGCCTGTCCAGCCAAGGGCATCCGGTGGTGAAAACGCCGTACCTGGATTTGTTGGCCCGGGACGGGGTGAACTTCGATGCCGCATATTCGGCGACGCCCACTTGCGTGCCGGCCCGGGTGGCCCTGATGACCGGGCAGTCGCAAGAACGGCATGGCCGGGTGGGCTACCAGGATCTGGTGCCGTTCCAGGAAGCGCACCCGGTCCCGACGCTTGCCGGGTCGTTCCGCGATGCCGGGTATCAAACCCAATGCGTGGGTAAAATGCACGTCTACCCGGAGCGCGCCAGATTGGGTTTCGACGACATCCGGTTGCACGACGGGTTCCTGCACGCTGCGCGACGCCGTGCCGAACGGGATTTGGCATCGATCGACGACTATCTGCCCTGGCTGCGGAAACAGCCCGGGATGACGGCGACCGAGGACTACACCGACAATGGGCTCAACTGCAACAGCTACACCGCCCGGCCCTGGGACAAACCGGAGTCGACGCATCCGAGCAACTGGGTGGTCACCGAGGCGATCGACTGGCTCCACCGGCGTGACACCACGGCGCCATTCTTCCTGTATCTTTCCTTCCATCGCCCGCATCCGCCGTTCGATCCGCCGCAATGGGCGTTCGAGCAGTATCTCGACGCGCCCGTGGCGGATCTGCCGATGGGGGACTGGCTCGATGACTATGCCGAGTTCCGGGCCGACGGCGACGCCGATGCGGTAGTCGGTGCCGCAGACCCGGAGAGCCACCGCCGCGCGGTCGCCGGCTACTACGGGCATATGAGCCATATCGACGGCCAGATCGAACGGTTCCTCGCCGCGCTGGAGAATTTCCAGCTGCGCGAAGAGACCATCGTGGTCTTCACCTCGGATCACGGCGACATGATGGGCGACCACGGGATGTACCGCAAAGGCCAGCCCTATCAGGGCTCGGCGCGGATCCCGCTGATCATCTCGGTGCCAGGCGCGACTACTGGGCTGCGCCGGCACGTCGCAGACGTCGTGGAATTGCGAGACCTGATGCCGACGCTGCTGGATGCGGCCGGAATCCCAGTGCCGGATTCGGTGGACGGAAAGTCCCTGTTGCCGATCGTCCTGGACCCCGTTGCGGGACCGGTGCGCGAGTATCTGCACGGCGAGCACGTCCTGCTCGGCCAGTCATTGCAATGGCTCACCGATGGGCGACGCAAGTTCGTCTGGCTGTCCGGCAGCGGCCGCGAGCAGTTCTTCGATCTGGAGCAGGACCCGCAGGAGCTGAGCAATCTGGCCGCGGATCCGGATCGCGCGGAAGAAGTCGGCCAGTGGCGGGATCGGCTGATCGAAGCACTCGAGGGCCGTGAAGAGGAATTCGTCGCGGACGGCGGATTGCTGGCCGGCCGGCTGGTTCACCCGACCGCAGCACGGATCCGGGGGCTTGCCCGAAGCTGA
- a CDS encoding M20/M25/M40 family metallo-hydrolase, which yields MAELSSNQIASEEVIRICRDLIRIDTSNYGDGTGPGERQAAEYTAGLIEEVGLASTVFDSAPGRTSVLTRMQGKDSTKGALVVHGHLDVVPAQKEDWSVDPFGAEEKDGLIWGRGAVDMKDMDAMILTVMRSMAREGRVPERDLIFAFFADEEAGGTYGSHWAVQNRPELFEGATEAISEVGGYSTEIGGRRTYLLQTAEKGLSWLRLVAHGRAGHGSQINTDNAVTRLAAAVTRIGQYEWPIELTKTTQQFLDGVTELTGVEFDPDNPELILKELGTVARFVGATLQNTTNPTVLRSGYKHNVIPGSAEALIDARTLPGQQEQVLEIVRELAGEGVDVSYSHRDVDLEVPFSGNLVDSMIDALHAEDPGAKVLPYTLSGGTDNKALSRLGITGYGFAPLQLPNDLDFAGMFHGVDERVPAASLHFGIRVLDRLLSNY from the coding sequence GTGGCAGAGCTCAGCAGCAACCAGATTGCCTCGGAGGAAGTCATCCGGATTTGCCGGGATTTGATCCGGATCGACACCTCGAATTACGGTGACGGCACCGGCCCGGGGGAACGCCAAGCCGCGGAGTACACGGCCGGTCTGATCGAAGAGGTCGGCTTGGCGAGCACGGTATTCGACTCCGCACCCGGACGGACTTCGGTGCTGACCCGGATGCAGGGCAAAGATTCGACCAAGGGCGCGTTGGTGGTCCACGGGCACCTGGACGTGGTTCCGGCGCAGAAGGAGGATTGGTCGGTCGATCCTTTCGGCGCCGAAGAGAAAGACGGTTTGATTTGGGGCCGCGGCGCGGTGGACATGAAGGACATGGACGCCATGATCCTGACCGTGATGCGTTCCATGGCCCGGGAGGGCAGAGTCCCGGAACGCGACCTGATCTTCGCGTTCTTCGCGGACGAGGAAGCCGGCGGCACTTATGGATCGCATTGGGCGGTGCAGAATCGCCCCGAGCTGTTCGAAGGCGCAACCGAAGCCATTTCCGAAGTCGGCGGGTACTCCACCGAAATCGGCGGGCGGCGCACCTATCTGTTGCAGACCGCGGAAAAGGGACTTTCCTGGTTGCGCTTGGTTGCGCATGGCCGGGCCGGGCACGGTTCGCAGATCAACACCGACAACGCGGTGACCAGGCTGGCTGCCGCGGTGACCCGGATCGGCCAGTACGAGTGGCCGATCGAGCTGACCAAGACCACGCAACAGTTCCTGGACGGCGTCACCGAGCTGACCGGGGTCGAATTCGATCCGGACAATCCGGAGCTGATCCTGAAAGAGTTGGGCACGGTCGCCCGCTTCGTGGGCGCGACGCTGCAGAACACCACCAATCCGACCGTGCTGCGCAGCGGATACAAGCACAACGTGATTCCGGGCAGCGCGGAAGCGCTGATCGACGCCCGGACGCTCCCGGGACAGCAGGAACAGGTGCTCGAGATCGTCCGCGAGCTGGCCGGCGAGGGGGTGGACGTGAGCTACTCGCACCGGGACGTCGATCTGGAAGTGCCGTTCTCCGGCAACCTGGTGGATTCGATGATCGACGCGTTGCACGCGGAGGATCCCGGTGCCAAGGTGCTGCCGTATACGTTGTCCGGCGGAACCGACAATAAGGCACTGAGCCGTCTGGGCATCACCGGCTATGGCTTCGCCCCGTTGCAGCTGCCGAACGATTTGGACTTCGCCGGGATGTTCCACGGCGTCGACGAGCGGGTCCCTGCCGCCTCGCTGCACTTCGGCATCCGGGTGCTGGACCGGCTGCTGAGCAACTACTGA
- a CDS encoding acyl-CoA dehydrogenase family protein, protein MDRAQLLAELLDEELLQRFRFRAAEADRENRFFDEDLAELAELGYLAAFAQPGASLQAVVRAQRRLATAAPATALAVNMHLVWTGVAKLLKDRGDDSLQFVLDEASAGEIFAFGNSETGNDSVLFDSTTVAEPTGRGGYRFTGKKIFTSLSPAWTRLGVFGKDSSGTEPVLVHGFIDRGQPGYSIADDWDTLGMRASQSNSTVLDGVEIPAARIFRELPVGPNADPLIFAIFANFEILLAAVYAGIGERAVTLAAEAAKRRRSLKNDAPAASDPLIRARVAKAAMLMDGIYPQIDVLAAEVDGQADHGTQWFAKLVGLKIRSTAAAREVVDLAIQVNGGASYFTGNELGRLYRDVLAGQFHPSSEDSALGTIATAWLGPVPDPAGESD, encoded by the coding sequence ATGGACCGCGCGCAGTTGCTTGCCGAGCTGCTCGACGAGGAGCTGCTGCAGCGTTTCCGGTTCCGTGCGGCCGAGGCCGACCGGGAGAACCGCTTCTTCGACGAGGATCTCGCCGAACTGGCTGAGCTCGGCTATTTGGCGGCCTTCGCCCAACCGGGTGCTTCATTGCAGGCGGTGGTGCGGGCGCAGCGCCGGCTCGCCACTGCGGCGCCGGCCACCGCATTGGCAGTCAACATGCACTTGGTCTGGACCGGAGTGGCGAAGCTGCTCAAGGACCGCGGGGACGATTCCCTGCAGTTCGTGCTCGACGAGGCATCAGCCGGCGAAATCTTCGCCTTCGGGAACTCGGAAACCGGAAACGACTCAGTGCTCTTCGACTCGACCACGGTCGCCGAACCGACCGGGCGCGGCGGCTACCGGTTCACCGGCAAAAAGATCTTCACTTCGCTCTCCCCGGCGTGGACCCGATTGGGCGTTTTCGGCAAGGATTCCTCGGGCACGGAGCCGGTGCTGGTGCACGGATTCATCGATCGCGGCCAGCCCGGATACTCGATTGCGGACGATTGGGACACGCTGGGCATGCGGGCCAGCCAGTCGAACAGCACCGTGCTCGACGGCGTCGAGATACCGGCCGCACGGATCTTCCGGGAACTCCCGGTCGGCCCCAACGCCGATCCGTTGATTTTCGCGATCTTCGCCAACTTCGAGATTCTGCTCGCCGCGGTGTATGCCGGGATCGGCGAGCGGGCGGTGACCTTGGCCGCCGAGGCTGCCAAACGCCGTCGTTCTTTGAAAAACGACGCACCCGCCGCCAGCGATCCGCTGATCCGGGCCAGAGTGGCGAAGGCCGCGATGCTCATGGATGGCATTTACCCGCAGATCGACGTGCTGGCTGCGGAGGTTGACGGGCAAGCAGATCACGGTACGCAATGGTTCGCGAAGCTGGTGGGTTTGAAAATCCGGAGCACCGCCGCGGCGCGCGAGGTCGTCGATTTGGCGATCCAGGTCAATGGCGGGGCAAGCTACTTCACCGGGAACGAATTGGGCCGGCTCTACCGGGACGTGCTCGCCGGGCAATTCCACCCGTCGAGCGAAGACTCGGCCCTGGGCACCATCGCCACCGCGTGGTTGGGGCCGGTACCGGACCCGGCGGGGGAGTCGGACTAG
- a CDS encoding DUF5703 family protein produces the protein MREEFGRRTPSGGQEASVRRERDYARQYEYLVLTVSPRESLHEARQRLVEHAEYGKWELQRSRLYIGGGRQFWLRRKVLRVERTV, from the coding sequence ATGAGAGAAGAATTTGGCCGGCGGACTCCATCTGGCGGCCAGGAAGCCTCAGTCCGACGGGAACGGGATTACGCCCGGCAGTATGAGTATCTGGTGCTCACGGTCAGCCCGCGCGAGTCGTTGCACGAAGCGCGGCAACGCCTGGTTGAGCACGCCGAATACGGCAAATGGGAACTGCAACGCAGCCGGTTGTACATCGGTGGCGGCCGGCAATTCTGGCTGCGGCGCAAAGTCCTGCGGGTCGAGCGGACGGTCTAG
- a CDS encoding aldo/keto reductase → MQQRFLGHSGLRVSTLSLGTMTWGSGTDEDQCRDLLGSYVAAGGTVVDTAVSYGEGRSEAIIGELLGDVVPRADLVLVSKAGIERRDGKRMVDCSRRGLLAGLDASLARLGTDYLDLWLAHTWDPHVPLAETMSALDHAVQSGRVRYAGISNYAGWQLAKAALSSGSTLVAEQVEYSLLNRAAEAEVVPAAEDAGIGLMAWGPLGRGVLTGKYRGQIPADSRGAGEHASYVEPYLSGPGSRVAEALVTAAKGLDRAPLDVALSWLLDRPAMASAVVGPRTPAQLQSILSASLEPLPEQISAVLDEVSG, encoded by the coding sequence ATGCAGCAACGTTTCCTCGGCCACAGCGGCCTGCGAGTTTCCACTCTGAGCCTGGGCACGATGACCTGGGGCAGCGGCACGGACGAGGACCAATGCCGGGATTTGCTGGGTTCCTACGTCGCAGCCGGTGGCACCGTGGTCGATACCGCGGTCAGCTACGGCGAGGGCCGCAGTGAAGCGATCATCGGCGAGTTGCTCGGCGACGTGGTACCCCGGGCGGATCTGGTCCTGGTCTCCAAAGCCGGCATCGAACGCCGCGACGGAAAACGGATGGTCGATTGCTCCCGCCGCGGCCTGCTCGCCGGACTCGACGCTTCGCTGGCCCGCCTGGGCACCGATTACCTCGATCTCTGGCTGGCCCACACCTGGGATCCGCACGTGCCCTTGGCGGAGACCATGAGCGCGCTGGACCACGCGGTGCAATCCGGCCGGGTACGTTATGCCGGGATCTCGAATTACGCCGGCTGGCAATTGGCCAAGGCGGCGCTGAGTTCCGGCAGCACCTTGGTCGCCGAACAGGTCGAGTATTCGCTGCTCAACCGAGCAGCCGAAGCGGAAGTGGTGCCGGCCGCCGAGGACGCCGGCATCGGCCTGATGGCCTGGGGCCCGTTGGGCCGAGGCGTGCTCACCGGAAAGTACCGCGGCCAGATCCCGGCCGATTCCCGGGGCGCCGGCGAACATGCCAGCTACGTCGAGCCCTATCTGAGCGGCCCCGGCAGCCGGGTGGCCGAGGCATTGGTCACCGCGGCGAAAGGCCTGGACCGGGCTCCTCTGGACGTCGCGCTCAGCTGGTTGCTGGATCGACCGGCGATGGCCAGCGCGGTGGTCGGCCCTCGGACCCCGGCGCAACTGCAGTCGATCTTGTCGGCCAGCCTGGAACCGTTGCCGGAACAGATTTCGGCAGTGCTCGACGAAGTTTCCGGTTAG
- a CDS encoding undecaprenyl-diphosphate phosphatase produces MNWLEAAFLGLVQGLTEFLPISSSAHLFIVSKLFGLADPGAAFTAISQLGTEAAVVVFFWKDIVRIIKSWWLSIVGKLPRNDPDARMGWLVIIGSIPIVVIGIFFQDQIEGALRNLWIVATTLIVFGVILAVADALGKHQRKLEELTVKHGIFYGLAQCLALIPGVSRSGGTITAGLLMGYTREAAARYSFLLAIPAVLGSGFYQLFKVFVKGEGVQGPYGFGEIVLATVVAFIVGYIIIGWFLKFISHNSYRLFVWYRIALGLAVYLLLGFGVIPAMN; encoded by the coding sequence GTGAATTGGTTAGAAGCAGCTTTCTTGGGACTTGTGCAGGGATTGACCGAATTCCTCCCGATTTCCTCCAGTGCCCATCTGTTCATCGTGAGCAAGCTCTTCGGCCTCGCGGACCCGGGGGCGGCGTTCACCGCCATCAGCCAGCTGGGCACCGAGGCCGCCGTCGTGGTCTTCTTCTGGAAGGACATCGTCCGGATCATCAAGAGCTGGTGGCTTTCGATCGTCGGAAAGCTGCCGCGCAATGACCCGGACGCCCGGATGGGCTGGTTGGTGATCATCGGGTCCATTCCGATCGTGGTGATCGGGATCTTCTTCCAGGACCAGATCGAAGGCGCGCTGCGCAACCTCTGGATCGTGGCGACCACCTTGATCGTCTTCGGCGTGATCCTGGCGGTGGCGGATGCGCTCGGCAAACACCAGCGCAAACTCGAGGAACTGACGGTCAAACACGGCATCTTCTACGGGCTGGCGCAGTGCTTGGCGCTGATTCCGGGCGTCTCCCGTTCCGGCGGCACGATTACCGCAGGCCTGCTGATGGGCTACACCCGGGAAGCCGCCGCGCGGTATTCCTTCCTGCTGGCCATCCCCGCGGTGCTCGGCAGCGGCTTCTACCAGCTGTTCAAAGTGTTCGTGAAAGGCGAAGGGGTCCAGGGCCCCTACGGCTTCGGCGAAATCGTGCTGGCCACGGTGGTCGCCTTCATCGTCGGCTACATCATCATCGGTTGGTTCCTGAAGTTCATTTCGCACAACAGCTACCGGCTCTTCGTCTGGTACCGGATCGCTTTGGGGCTCGCGGTGTACTTGCTGCTGGGCTTCGGCGTCATCCCGGCGATGAACTGA